Part of the Paenibacillus sp. YPG26 genome, GCTCATTACGTCCGTCTGCCTTTCCTAGCGATGTAGACAAAGAAGGGTACTCCCATAATCGCGGTCATGACACCTACAGGGACCTCCCTCGGCATAGCTATATATCTTGATCCTAAGTCGGCTGCCACAAGCAGGATCGCACCGAGCACCGCGCTGTAAGGCAGTATCCACCTGTGATCGGTTCCCACCAGATAACGGACAATATGCGGTATGATAATGCCTATAAAAGCAATCGGTCCTGCGGCAGCAACCGAACCGCCCGCCAGCAGGATAACAGAAGCTGCACCAAGCCATTTGATTCGGGCCGGATTCTGCCCAAGTCCCTGAGCCAGATCGTCCCCCATGGCAAGCACATTCAGATGCCTGCCCATCAAGAGAGCTATACCCAATCCGCAGGCCATATAAGGCCATACAGCCTCAAGCTGGCTCATTTCCCTGCCGGCTACCGAACCGACCAGCCATGCCAGAATCTGATCGAACATTTTACCATCTGTAAGCATTAGCCCCTGCGTAAGTGAAGCGAAAAATGCCGTCATGGAGGCCCCGGCCAGTGTGATTTTGACCGGTGTCATTCCATCTCTACCGATACTGCCCAGCAAGAACACGATTCCCCCGCTTAGTGTAGCTCCGATCAGAGCTACCCAGGTGAATGCATGCTGACCGGTAATACCAAGAAATGTACCGCAGAGCATAATGAAGAAGGCCGCGCCTGCGTTCACTCCAAGTGTGCTTGGAGAAGCAATCGGATTACGGGTCAACACCTGCATGACCGCCCCTGCAACCGCAAGACATGCTCCAACAGCAGCAGCTATTACCGCTCTCGGAACCCTGGTCGTCCGAATAACCAGATGTTCATTGCTGCCATTGTAATGGGTAACAGATTCCCAGACAGTTCTAAGCGGAATGTCGGTTACCCCAAAAGCGATGCTGCACACCATAACACCTGTAAGTACAAGCAAAGATAAGATTAGATACACAACTCTCATATAGATCACATTCTTCTGTTAAATTTCTAAATATAATGACCAGAACCAGCTTGGGCCTATTAGCCCAGCCGTCCGCCGTTACCTGTATGAATTTTAGATTAAAGACTATGAACTTGTCAACGAACATGATAATCATTCTCAGTTTGTTGTTGACAACAGGGCTAAACTCCTATTATAGTTTGATCTGTCAGTGATAATCATTCTCATCATAGACAATACATAATTTATAGGGGGACATCGATTCATATGTTATCTAGAACAACATCCAGCCGGTTAAGCCGGTCCGCCAAGCTTGGCACACTTGCCTTAATCCTGATCCTGATTCTGTCAGCATGCGGGAACAAAAACGCATCAGAATCAAGCCAGTCCGAAAAATCTTCATCTAATACCGCTGCTCCTTCCACCACGGAGAGTCAGGTGCGCAAAGTTAAGCACGCTATGGGAGAAAGCGACATTACAGGCACTCCGCAAAAGGTTGTCGTATTGACGAACGAAGGAACCGAGGCACTGCTCGCCCTTGGCGTCAAGCCTATCGGTGCTGTAAAGTCATGGACCGGCAATCCCTGGTATGAACATATCAAGGCTGACATGGAAGGCGTGACCGAGGTTGGAGAAGAAAGCCAGCCGAATCTCGAGCTTATCGCCAGTCTCCAGCCAGATCTTATTATCGGCAACAAAATGCGTCAGGAAAAAGTCTACGAGCAGCTGAAGGCGATCGCGCCTACCGTGATGGCTGAGGATCTGCGCGGCGAGTGGAAGACAAACTTCAAGCTCTATGCCGAAGCTCTCGGCAAGACGACCGAAGGCGATGCCTTAATGGCCGCCTATGACAAACGTATTGAAGATTTCAAAGCCAAAGCAGGTGATAAACTTAAGCAGACCGTCTCCGTTGTCCGGTTCATGGCCGGTAAGACCCGTGTGTATCACACCAATACCTTCTCAGGGGTGATCTTCGAGCAGTTGGGTATTGCCCGCAATGAAATGACCAAGAATGCCAAAGACACCTTTGTTGATGAGATCACCAAGGAAAGGCTTCCGGAAGCGGACGCGGATATCCTCTTCTACTTCACCTACGATACGGGTGACGGCAAGGCGAGCCAGACCGAGCTGGAATGGACAAAGGATCCGCTGTGGAAGAACCTGAGTGCCGTGAAGAGTGGTCATGCGCACAAGGTCAATGATGCCATCTGGAATACTGCCGGTGGTTACAAAGCGGCGAACCTGATGCTGGATGATTTGTACAAAATCTACGACATTCAGCCATAAAAGAATTTCAGTTCAAATACGGGCTGTCCCAAGTCATCATGGATGACGAAGGGATAGCCCTTTCTTTTGTCCAGGCGCACAGATACAGTACCCTAGTACCTTGATCAAATGAGATGAACATGTGTAGTTCCGACCGGCTTATATCTGATTTGGAAGCGTTGGAACTGCGCCCGGGTTAAATCATTGCTGACTAGGTAAAAGAACCCGCTGTAATCGGAGTCAAGGCACGGGTCTGATCCAGATAGATGAAGGCATCGTAGCGCCTTGCGATCCGGGTGGGCACATAGTTCCCCAGCTCCCATTCGGGGTGGTACACGACTCCAATGGCGCGATGGCCTATAATGGAGTCCTCTAATATCGAATCAGCAGACTTGAAAATAAGCAGCTTGTCTTCGGCTCCATGCCTGTGCAGCAGTTCCTCCCAGCTGTTCCTGATCGCACCCGGTACACGCATCTCCTCCTGGGGAGCTCCCCAGGCCTGGCCCGCTATCACGGTTCCGCGATACGTACCGAAGCCAATTGCAAATACCTCATCCGCATACTTTTCTCGAAGCAGCTGACCTACGTTGACCATTCCCTCGTCTGCCATATCGGTAGCCCTGGCATCACCAATGTGTGTATTGTGTTCCCATACGACTGCGCGTGCATCTTGACCGTGATAATCCATCAGCCTCTCCAACGCATCCACCATGTGGCGGTCCCTTATGTTCCATGAAGCCGCATCGTGCCTGATCATGGTTCTGTAGTAAGCTTCTGCACCCTTTACAGCGAGAGCGTTCATCTCGGCACCAAGTGCCTTCTCCCGATCTTGGGTATAAGCACCTTCCACCTGTCCTGAAGCCTGCGTAGAAGCGAAATGATCTCATCTTCGCAGCCTTCCCCATAGAGAGAAGCTGAAATTCCATAAGATTGTTCGTTCCGATGATGAGGCTCAAAGCATGCAAAGGCCCGTTTTGCGGCATCCAGATCATCTGTGCTTCGAGTGCTGCTCAGATACTTCAAAATTTCATCCATCGATTCCCAAAGGCTGTAGACGTCGATTCCGTAGAATCCAACCTTCTCCTCTTCTGACTTGCCCTTGTTGTAACTCCGCAGCCATTCGGCCAGCTCACGTATTTCATGATTGGCCCACATCCAGGTTGGCCAGCGTGTGAAGTCCCGCATAGCGTCTTCGGCATTAGCACCTGCCCCTTCATAACCCTTCACGTAGCGGTTCAGCGTATAACAGGACGGCCAATCCCCTTCAACAGCGATAAATCGGATACCCTTCTCCATAATGAGCTGTTTGGTCAGCTTTGCACGGATGGTGTAGTACTCTGAGGTGCCATGAGAAGCTTCACCAAGAAGCACATACCTAGCTTCCCCTATATGCTCCACCAGGTGATCCAGCTTGTCCCGGTTGAAGAGAACAGCAACCTTGTTGATTGAATCCAGTATCGACTGATACATCGATTGATCCTTCATGTTATCCGCCTTCCGTTTAAAGATGAATATCTCTTCAGAAAGTGTGCACGCAAAACCGGTTAAACATGCGTCTTCGTGATAATCATTGGTTGCTCTATTTGATGGGTTAGGTTAAAATTAATCTTCCTAATTATGAATGAAACACATGAGATCGTGAGGTAAACCAATGATTGAGATAAAAATATCCACAATTAGCGGCGGCGAGTTCAAAAGAGGAGTCTTCGCAACAAGAGATATTGCCAAAGACGAGCTTATCCATGAAGCGCCTGTCATCCCCTATCCCAATGAACAGCATGAATTCATAGAGAAGACTATACTCGCAGATTATGTATTCGAGTATGGGATTAACCATACCGCGGTTCTCTTGGGGTATGGCAGTCTGTTCAACCACTCTTATGAGCCCAATGCCATTTATGACATTAATTTTGAGCAGCATACCTTTGATTTCTACGCCTACACCGACATCAAGGCCGGGGAAGAGATTTTTATTAACTATAACGGGGAAGCCGACTGCGATGATCCATTATGGTTCTATGAGGAACAGGAATAAATAACTACGTCTGGTTGCCTGGCCTGTCCGGGACGCAAAGAGTCTGCCTTCAGTTCAGAAGGCAGACTCTTTGCGCGTTTTTCCAAATATACCTAACTTTCTGCTAACCACTTTCTTCCTCATCAGTGATGGATCAGAGGCGCATTTCCTTTCCCGGTTAAGGAGTTCTCGAACATATCAATAATCTCCAGGAACCGTTCAGCTTCGCGGAATACATGGTCCGCAAGGAGCGGATGAATAATGCTTTTAATTCTGCATTGCTCGATCAGATCCCGGGCGGTTTTCTTGAAATCCCGTAATGATTTAACGGATACCCTGTTCTGATCCAGGAACTGATCCAGAATCGGAGCAGTCTGGGACTGAGGCCGCATGGAGTCGAGATCACGGGCCTGGAACAACAACTGATCGAAGTCGTTGCTGAATTCTCTCGCCTGATCCACAAGCTTTCGTTCAGAAGGATCGAGAAGGTGCCCGATGAACTTCGCATGGTCCGCCATAATCCGCAAGAAGAATACATTCTCGTCAATAATGGCATCGTATAAAGGCTCTAGCTTGCCTTCATTTAACTCCTCCAAGCGATTTCTGAAATAGTTGGCTTCTCTACTCACATGATCAACCAATAACGGGAAGTTGTTCTGTCCAGGAAGCTTACAAGTCAAGATTAAGCCTAGTACTTTTCTTTTGAATGCCCATATATGACTGACCGCTGTATGGACCTCCTGATTGAACTGCCGAATTAATTGCGGGTCCGTATCAAGAGAGAAGGAATGAACCCGGTTCTCAATATCCTCAAAAATCCGGTAGAAGTGTTGAGCTTCCTTAATGAGTTCCGTGTCTTCTGCGCGGAAACCGAGTCCCAGAAAAAAAGAATGTTCTTTCATAATCCTCGACCAGAAGCTGACTTCTTCAAGCGACTGAGCCACAAAACGGTCTGACATTTGCTTCCCTCCTCAAAATCAACCTATTTAGACCCTATGCTGACTAAGCTTGGATCAATACCTGATTTAATCAGGAGGTTAAGCAGATGACCTACTCTCGCTCAGGACAATTGGAGGTCTTTTCAAGGTTCCCTTGTTGTATCCGGAAGGCTAGTCCACTAATTAACAGAAGCCCTCCGGCAAATCCAGCGAACATCCACTGAGTCTCATTCACAGCCATATGATCAAGACTCCAGCCAGTCAGGAGAGGAAGCACGGCTCCTCCTACCCCTCCGGAAGCAATTAGAATGCTAGGTGTAGCTTCCTCTGTTCCGGGGAGCAGCTTACTTGCGAAGACCAAAGCGATCGAGAATATCCCCGACATGGCAAGTCCAAGCATGAGAATGACTGCAAATGAGGACCAGACCTGCAATGTAAAAGGAAGCAGTAATAGAAGCACGGCGCTAGCAAGACAACTGAAGAGAACATAAACTCTGTACTCGAATTTCTCCGCAATATATCCGGCAAAAATCCGTCCGACGGACATGGCAATCCAGAAGCATGTAACACTAAGCGCAGCACCAGCTTCCTTCATGCCAAGCTTCTCAATCAGCATCGCAGGCATGAAGTTGGCAAGACTCATTTCTGTACCGACATACAGGAAGAAGAAAGCGATGAACAGAGTTAGTATCAACATACGTCGTCCGGAGTAGGCCCGCATTCCTTTAGATGGCTGTGTCCCAGTCTTCTCAGGAGCAGATCGCTGATCCAGTACCTGATCCATTTCACCAAAGGAACCTTTTGCCCAGAAAGCGATGGTTGCAACCCCGAACAAGGCAACTACCGCAAACGAGATACGCCAATACCCCGCTTCCATCAGGCCGCTTGCGATTAATGGCATCACCAAGGCACCAATGCCGAATAAGACCTCCAGCCTGCTCATCGCAATGGCGGTATTCTCTTTAATGGCGGATATGATAACGGTCCCTATAACCGCCTCAATCATGCCGAATCCGAAGCCTGCCCCCAAAGCAATGATATATAACCAGCCCCAAGGCGGCAGTGCCATATACAGAAGCTCACAACAGCACAATAATCCGGTAGCGATCAGAAGCTCCACTCTTTTACCAAAACGGCGGTTGAACCAAGGGGATACTAGCACACCTAGCAGGAAACCTGTGAATTGGGTAAAAATCAATGTTCCACTATCACTGTAATCCCGGTTATAATGCTCCAGAACAACAGGTAAGACGGAGCCTAGAATAACATGGGCCAGTCCGATCAAGAAGTAAGATAAACAGCCTATCCAAATCAGTTTTTTCATAAGCAGCCTCCTCTATTGTAGTAATATCGTGTTTCTCTCCCTGTTAATCTCATCTATATAGATATAGTATACTAGAGAAATATATATGGAATATAATCGCTTGCCCTGAAATTGCCGAAAAGCACAAAGAGCTGCTGCATCCCAGTAAGCGGGACACAACAGCTCTTTTCTTCTTACACGCCCATGCTAATCTTTCCTTACCTTGCCTGGTAGGCTGCCACAGCCGCCCTCCCTTCTTTCACAGGCTTCCCGGATAATTTAAGGTAGATTAAGGCAATGACGAGACACATCCATGCATAGCCACTCATCATCAAGAATCCAAACATATAATTACCTGTGAATCCCTTGATCAGGCCTAGACAGAGCGGCGGGAAGAAGCCCCCAAGGCCACCGAGTGCGGAAATTATACCGTTCGCTACTCCTGCCTCAGATATAAAATACATAGGAACCAGTTTGAACACTGCCCCATTGCCAACCCCAGCGAATAAAGCAATACTCATGGTCGCCGCAGTGTACACCCCGAAGTCTGGCGAGAGGCTGAGAACAAGTGACGAAATCCCCATACTAGCAAATACGAAAGTTAATAGGATATAAGGATTTATTTTGTCAGCAATTAATCCCCCTATTGGACGGATTAGAGTAGCCAGGCCTATGAAGCACGCGGTGTAGACACCTGCCTCCAGCTTAGCCAAACCAAAATATTCCACAAGGAAATTAGGAAGAAATACGGTAAAAGCAACAAACGATCCAAAAGTAATGAAGTAGAACAAACTGAGCATCCATAACTGCGGCTGCTTGGACAGGTTCTGGATCTGCTTCATGAGCGGCTGGTTCATCCTGGACTCCTCCTTGTCCCCGGCCTTATATACGATCAAAGCCATGAACAGTATGACACCTATATAAATCCATGGAGTATTGCGCCAGCCGAGGGAAGCGGCAAGAACCGGTAATCCAAAAGTGGTCAGTGCAGAGCCCAGATTACCAAGTCCGTAAATCCCGTTAACAACCCCCATTCGTTCTTGCGGATAATACTTCGGGAGCGAGGTTACCCCAATAGAGAACATAGATCCTCCTGCGCCTAGAAGCAGTCCGATCACAAGCAGCTCTTCAAAGTGATGAGCGGCGGTCAGCCACAGCAATGGAATTATAAGAATGAGGAAACCCGTTATGAATATGACCCTTGCTCCGTATCGGTTCGTCAAGTAACCGGCAGGTATCCGAAGCAGGGATCCAGAGAGTACAGGAATCGCCGTAATCCAGGCAATCTGACTCGGCACAAGCTGAAGATCAACTTTTATTGTAGAGATCATCGAGGACAGAAGTACCCATGCGGCAAAGCCCAGTATCAGACTTAGCGTCTGAAGAGGAAGCTGATATACACGCTTATTATTCATCGATTCCACTCCTATCTCTATATCTCTTCTACACGTAAGCTTGAATTCGTACTGTACAGACCTTGAATCCAGGCATTTGGCAAAAGGGGTCCAGTGCCTGGTTCGTAAGGCGGTTCACATTCTGTGTATCTCCCCAGTGCATTGGAACGAACAAGGTGTCTTCCCTGATGTGTTCGGTAACCTTGCACCGCACAACAGCAGATCCCCGGCGCGATTCCAGGAGAACCAACTCCCCATCCCGAACCTTGTAACGCCCAGCGGTGTTCGGGTGAATCTCAACGAAAGACTCTACATTCCGAGCTGCCAGAGAGGCGCTCCTACGTGACTGCACCCCGGATAAATAATGCGCGAGGACTCGGCCGGTAGTCATGTAGAGTGGAAATTCAGTATTCACTTCCTCGGGGAGATCATGTGCAGGAACACAGACAAACTCAGCTTTTCCATCCGGATGTGCAAATCTCTCTTCAAATAACCGGACTTGACCCGGCTGCCTCGCTTCCGGACAGGGCCAGTATACACCTTCCTCCTCACGTATCCGGTCATAACTAATCCCATAATAATCAGCTGCTCCTCCTTTACTGGCCACTCTTAGTTCATCAAAAATTTGCTCCACAGACTCGTAGGGGAAATATTCCGGCTTGCCCATACTGTGAGCAATCCGCGTGAGAATCTGCCAATCATGAAGCACTTCTCCCGGAAGAGGGCGGTCAGCTGGGCGGAGCAGGACCCTACCTTCCAGATTCGTGAGCGTCCCTTCGTTCTCAAGATAAGAGGACACAGGAAGGATAAGATCAGCCATTCGCGCCGTTTCAGACAGGAACATGTCCGCGACCACCAGGAAATCAAGCTTTCTTAGTCCTTGTTCAACAAAATCGGCGTTAGGGTTCGAGACAATTGGGTTGGAGCCCATAACGAACAGAGATCGGATTTGCTGCTCATGAATCTTTTCCATCATTTCATAAGCCGATACTCCCTTCCTTGGAAGATCAGCCTGGTCAATTCCCCACACCCCGGCAATGTGTGCACGATCTTGCTCGTTCTCAATCATCCGGTAACCGGGAAGCTGATCCGCCTTCTGTCCATGCTCTCTGCCACCTTGCCCGTTCCCTTGGCCTGTTATCGCACCATAACCGCAGTATTCACGGCCGATTTTGCCAGTTGCAAGCACCAGGTTCAAGTAATTGCGGACGGCAAGATGTCCGTCAGTATGCTGTTCAACTCCTCTTGCTGTAAATAACATCCCTGTCTCGGAAGCACCATACTTCACAGCCGCTATACGGATATCCTGTTCGGAGATCCCTGTCAACTTAGCAAGCTCTTCGAGACTGGATGACTTCAAATGAGTCTTCAGCGCTTCAAAGCCTCTCGTTCTGTCTCCAATAAAGGCCGGGTCTGCGAGTCCCTCTTCCATGATCACCTTCAGCATTCCATTAACAAGAGCCGCATCCATTCCGGGCTTCACCCTCAAATGCAGATCTGCCATATTTGCTGTTGCAGTATTTCTGGGATCAATGACAATTAGGTAAGCCCCATTCTTCTGGGCTTCGGTGAAGTAGGGCATCAGTGTGGGTTGGCACTCGGCAATATTCGTTCCCGCCAAAATAATACAACGGGTGTACGGTATATCAGATAGAGGATTGGTCAGTCCCCGATCAATTCCAAATGTCTTAATCCCCGCTGATGCAGCGGATGACATACAGAACCTTCCGTTATAGTCGATATAACGTGTCCCCAGAGCTACCCGCGCGAACTTGCCGAGTAAGTAGGCCGACTCATTGGTTAATGAGCCGCCTCCATACACACCTATTGCATCCTTGCCATTCGCAGCTTGAATGGATGTGAACTGCTTATGAATAAGCTTGAACGCCTCTTCCCAAGAGACCCTTACGAAGCTTCCATTACGCTTCACATGAGGATACAGAAGTCGCTCCCGGTGCAGAGCATGCTGGTGAGCATTCATTCCCTTGATGCATAATCGCCCCTGTGAAGCCTGGTTAGGAACAGGTTCAACTGACCATAGCGACCTGCCTCCCGCCGTCTTCTCTTCGGTAACCTGCATTTTGCACTGAACACTACAGAAGGGGCACTGCGTATTCATAACCAATCGTTCTGTTGATACCGACTGCCCGGCAGCACTCATTTACAACACCTCCCATAATGGACTGAAGTCAATCACGTTTATTTTTCATGAATCACAAGGGTATACGGATCAGCATGCTCAGTAACAGGCTGCTTGCTCCAGCGCCCCGCGAGATCATCTCTGACCTGCTCATCGAACAGCTCTTCACGCAGCTTAATGATCCCGCCCATACGCTGAAGCCATTTCCAGCTTGGTTCCATGTACCATGCCGACTCCTGGTACCACTGCAAGAAGGCTGTCGCAAGCTTCACCGCCTCTTCCTCGCCGGCTTCCACAGACAAGAGCTGCCCTTGAACAAGCGGCGGCTGGCTGCTTCCTCCCACGTACACCTCCCATCCGGCTGGCGCCGCGGCGAAGCCCAAATCCTTGGTTAGAGTCCCAGCTGAATGCCGGGGGCTTCCAGAGACTGCGATGTAGAGCGGGCTCGGCATCTGCCTGTTCCCGAAGCTCATTTCAAGCTTGACTGCCAAGCTGACCGGATCATGGAAGGCATCTATTTGCCAGCCTGGATCTGTACAAGTCGTAATTGGGGGCAGGGGATAACCGTATTGATATTCCATTACCTCTACTCCAAGATGGTGGATGAGTGAATCGATATTGGATTCCAAAATCCCAGGCAGTTCTATTCCTCCATTCGTTAGCCGAAGATACGGAATTTCGTAGTTCCTCACCATTTCGTTAAGTAGCATCAGCCCCTTATCACTCAGACTTCCACCTGGAATTCGAGGAACCACTGTATAAGTTCCATCACTCCTTCTTAGAGCCCCGGACCTCTTTAGCGGATGCTCCGTATTGAACAGATAGGAATTCTGTGAGCCTAGATAATAATGAAGAGCAGGCCGACAAATCAGGCAGCCCATAGGTTGAGTCCAACCCAGCGAGGTCATGAGTTGGTACTCGTCCTCGTAACGATGACAAGAAACTGCCTCCTTAACCATGTCATGAGAGTAGGTTGTGCATCCGCAAATAGCTTCTACGTTCTGAGCCCCCGTCTCCATGTTCGTAAGGGTATATTTCAAAAGTGCAGCTACCCGTGGGGTACATCCACCGCAGGTTCCAGCCGCCCTGGTACAGTCCCGGATTTGCTCAACTGTCTCCAGTCCTTCCTCACGTATAGCGTTCATAATTCTCGACTTACTGACCCCGTTACAAGAGCAGACGGTCTCATGATCTGACATTTCAGCAATCTGCAGATTGCTCTGGGACGAGACTTCTCCGTGGCTGTCCGCCTTGTATAATGCAGATACGTCCGCGTTGCGACGAATAAGCTCAAGCAGGCTCGTTCCCTCCCGTACATCTCCAAATAACACTGCTCCTGCTATGTTACCTGTAGGAGAGATTACAATCTTCTTATAAGTTCCTCTCTGACCGTCATAGGAAATGATGGACTGTTCGGCATTTTCTTCATGAATTTGTCCTGCCGAGAACACCTTAGCACCCGCAACCTTTAGCTGAGAGAATAATATGGAGCCTTGGTAAGGAGCTGTCTGTATGCCGCACACGGTGCGGGCGAGCACCTTCCCTTGTTCATAAAGTGGAGCTACCAGTCCATAAGAAATGCCGCGATGCTCGGCGCATTCACCAACTGCGTAGATATTCGGGATACTGGTCTCCATGAAATCGTTCACGATAATACCGCGATTCACCAAAATGTTGCTTCTTGAAGCCAATTCCACATTTGGCTGGATACCGACCGCCATGATCACCAGATCAGCTGAAATATGCGATCCATCGGAGAAGCGCAGCCCCGAAGCCCTCCTTCGTCCCGTAACTCGGGTAGTATTCTTATCCAGAAGGAAGCTCATCCCCTGTACCTCAAGCTTCTCTTGAAGCATCCGGGCCGCAGTCCTGTCCAACTGGCGGTTCATCAGAAAGGGGGAATTGTGGACGACCTCAACCCTCATGCCTTGATTAAGTAGTCCCCGTGCTGCCTCAAGACCTAATAATCCTCCACCGATCACTGCTGCTTTGCGATATGTCCGGGCTGATTCGATAATCTGAAGGCAATCTGTGATATTACGGAAGGCCATTACGCCAGGCATGTCGGCACCCGGTAGAGGAAGCATGAAGGGCAGGGAGCCTGTAGCTAGAATCAGCACATCATACCTGCGAATTCTCCCGGAATCTGACAGTACGGTCATCTTCTCAGGATCTATACAAGTGATCTTCTCTCCGGCATACAGCTGAATTCCGTGTTTGGCATACCAATCCCAATCATGGAGAATAATCTCCTGGATCCCTGAATCTCCTTGGAGCACTTTAGATAGCAGAATGCGGTTATAATTGGGATAGGGTTCGCTTCCGAACACTGTAATTTCAAATTCATTCGGTGCAAGCTTCAAGATTTCTTCAATGCACCTCACTCCCGCCATTCCATTGCCTATCATCACAAGTCTTTTTGTCATCTACACTCACTCCAATGTAAGTAAACCTAACTAAATTCTGAATTTACTTTAATGTTAGTTTCTATAACATAGATGATAAATTTCCATTTATAAATACTAATTTTTAACAAATATAGCCTTAGTAACAATGTATAGTCAACATTTATGTTAGGTAATATGACATTTGTTATTTGTATTAATCCTATTTTTAATTTTTATCAGCAAATAGTTAACTATAGTTGTTATAGTTATGTCATAAATCTTATGTATAAAGCAAACAGGCTCTTCCGGCACAATGCCGAAAGAGCCATACGATAACAATATGCCTGTTCTACAGATTCTTGGCAGAGAAAGTATCCCCGCCTTCTATACGACCAGTCTCGAAGCCTTTGTAGAACCATCTTTTCCTCTGCTCGGAGGTCCCATGGGTGAAGCTCTCTGGCACTACATAACCTCTTGCCTGCTTCTGCAATGTGTCATCCCCCACTGCACTGGCTGCAGTCAAAGCTTCATCCAGATCGCCTTCCTCCAGCACACCCATCCCTTGAGCACGGTTGGCCCATACACCAGCCAAATAATCTGCCTGAAGCTCGAACCGTACAAGATACTTGTTGAATTCAGCTTCACTCAGCTTCTGCCTAAGGGGCATGACTTTGTCACTTGTTCCAAGCAGAGTCTGCACATGGTGTCCAACCTCATGGGCGATCACATAAGCCATAGCGAAATCACCTGGCGCATTGAACTTCTGCTTAAGCTCGTCATAGAAGCTCAGATCAATATACAGCTTCTGGTCTCCAGGACAATAGAACGGGCCTACCGATGATCCTGCTGTCCCGCAAGCCGACTGCACACTGTTCGTATACAGCACCAGAGTCGGGTTCTGATATCTAAGCCCTTCCTCCCTGAACACTTCTGTCCATACATCCTCAGTATCAGCAAGCACGACCGAGACGAAATCCTTCATCTCCTGTTCTTGCTGTGTAGGGGTATATGCAGAATTAGAATCTGTTCCTGACCCCGTCATATTGCTCAAGAGGTCACCGCCATTCCCGCCAAGCAAAGTGACGAGCAGCATAATAATAATCCCGCCGATTCCCCCGCCTACAAGGGTCTTGCCTCCCATCCCCCTACGGTCTTCGACGTTGGAGCTTCCTCTTCTACCTTTCCACTGCATACGGCAACCTCCCTTATCGCATCCGCCTAGCGCATTTAAGATGTTATAAGTGTTTATACCCGGGAATGGCTGCTGTTCACACTCCATTTACTGGAATCTGCATAAGATTCTCCATCATTGCTGCTTGAATGGTGCCTTATTCGT contains:
- a CDS encoding neutral zinc metallopeptidase produces the protein MQWKGRRGSSNVEDRRGMGGKTLVGGGIGGIIIMLLVTLLGGNGGDLLSNMTGSGTDSNSAYTPTQQEQEMKDFVSVVLADTEDVWTEVFREEGLRYQNPTLVLYTNSVQSACGTAGSSVGPFYCPGDQKLYIDLSFYDELKQKFNAPGDFAMAYVIAHEVGHHVQTLLGTSDKVMPLRQKLSEAEFNKYLVRFELQADYLAGVWANRAQGMGVLEEGDLDEALTAASAVGDDTLQKQARGYVVPESFTHGTSEQRKRWFYKGFETGRIEGGDTFSAKNL
- the nirB gene encoding nitrite reductase large subunit NirB — encoded protein: MTKRLVMIGNGMAGVRCIEEILKLAPNEFEITVFGSEPYPNYNRILLSKVLQGDSGIQEIILHDWDWYAKHGIQLYAGEKITCIDPEKMTVLSDSGRIRRYDVLILATGSLPFMLPLPGADMPGVMAFRNITDCLQIIESARTYRKAAVIGGGLLGLEAARGLLNQGMRVEVVHNSPFLMNRQLDRTAARMLQEKLEVQGMSFLLDKNTTRVTGRRRASGLRFSDGSHISADLVIMAVGIQPNVELASRSNILVNRGIIVNDFMETSIPNIYAVGECAEHRGISYGLVAPLYEQGKVLARTVCGIQTAPYQGSILFSQLKVAGAKVFSAGQIHEENAEQSIISYDGQRGTYKKIVISPTGNIAGAVLFGDVREGTSLLELIRRNADVSALYKADSHGEVSSQSNLQIAEMSDHETVCSCNGVSKSRIMNAIREEGLETVEQIRDCTRAAGTCGGCTPRVAALLKYTLTNMETGAQNVEAICGCTTYSHDMVKEAVSCHRYEDEYQLMTSLGWTQPMGCLICRPALHYYLGSQNSYLFNTEHPLKRSGALRRSDGTYTVVPRIPGGSLSDKGLMLLNEMVRNYEIPYLRLTNGGIELPGILESNIDSLIHHLGVEVMEYQYGYPLPPITTCTDPGWQIDAFHDPVSLAVKLEMSFGNRQMPSPLYIAVSGSPRHSAGTLTKDLGFAAAPAGWEVYVGGSSQPPLVQGQLLSVEAGEEEAVKLATAFLQWYQESAWYMEPSWKWLQRMGGIIKLREELFDEQVRDDLAGRWSKQPVTEHADPYTLVIHEK
- a CDS encoding nitrate reductase; amino-acid sequence: MSAAGQSVSTERLVMNTQCPFCSVQCKMQVTEEKTAGGRSLWSVEPVPNQASQGRLCIKGMNAHQHALHRERLLYPHVKRNGSFVRVSWEEAFKLIHKQFTSIQAANGKDAIGVYGGGSLTNESAYLLGKFARVALGTRYIDYNGRFCMSSAASAGIKTFGIDRGLTNPLSDIPYTRCIILAGTNIAECQPTLMPYFTEAQKNGAYLIVIDPRNTATANMADLHLRVKPGMDAALVNGMLKVIMEEGLADPAFIGDRTRGFEALKTHLKSSSLEELAKLTGISEQDIRIAAVKYGASETGMLFTARGVEQHTDGHLAVRNYLNLVLATGKIGREYCGYGAITGQGNGQGGREHGQKADQLPGYRMIENEQDRAHIAGVWGIDQADLPRKGVSAYEMMEKIHEQQIRSLFVMGSNPIVSNPNADFVEQGLRKLDFLVVADMFLSETARMADLILPVSSYLENEGTLTNLEGRVLLRPADRPLPGEVLHDWQILTRIAHSMGKPEYFPYESVEQIFDELRVASKGGAADYYGISYDRIREEEGVYWPCPEARQPGQVRLFEERFAHPDGKAEFVCVPAHDLPEEVNTEFPLYMTTGRVLAHYLSGVQSRRSASLAARNVESFVEIHPNTAGRYKVRDGELVLLESRRGSAVVRCKVTEHIREDTLFVPMHWGDTQNVNRLTNQALDPFCQMPGFKVCTVRIQAYV
- a CDS encoding nitrate/nitrite transporter yields the protein MNNKRVYQLPLQTLSLILGFAAWVLLSSMISTIKVDLQLVPSQIAWITAIPVLSGSLLRIPAGYLTNRYGARVIFITGFLILIIPLLWLTAAHHFEELLVIGLLLGAGGSMFSIGVTSLPKYYPQERMGVVNGIYGLGNLGSALTTFGLPVLAASLGWRNTPWIYIGVILFMALIVYKAGDKEESRMNQPLMKQIQNLSKQPQLWMLSLFYFITFGSFVAFTVFLPNFLVEYFGLAKLEAGVYTACFIGLATLIRPIGGLIADKINPYILLTFVFASMGISSLVLSLSPDFGVYTAATMSIALFAGVGNGAVFKLVPMYFISEAGVANGIISALGGLGGFFPPLCLGLIKGFTGNYMFGFLMMSGYAWMCLVIALIYLKLSGKPVKEGRAAVAAYQAR